In Clarias gariepinus isolate MV-2021 ecotype Netherlands chromosome 1, CGAR_prim_01v2, whole genome shotgun sequence, one DNA window encodes the following:
- the LOC128525410 gene encoding protein FAM163A-like: protein MSAGTVVISGGGVAAVILLCIITVLCFCRLQHYCCRVDVPEPVPAPVLDARSGNRCEVWSVDGVPGTLLPLTFNPSPTYSSCPTCSHFYRHDDVCLDVAHRAPVQGLTALGSMVMMNCYTDTHAISTDV, encoded by the exons ATGAGCGCTGGAACTGTGGTGATCTCAGGAGGAGGTGTAGCTGCTGTGATCCTGCTGTGTATCATCACTGTGCTGTGTTTCTGCAGactgcag cattaTTGCTGTAGGGTTGATGTCCCTGAGCCGGTCCCTGCTCCGGTGTTGGACGCTCGTTCTGGTAATCGCTGTGAGGTGTGGAGCGTAGACGGAGTCCCCGGGACCCTGCTTCCGTTGACCTTTAACCCCAGTCCGACCTATAGCTCCTGTCCCACCTGCTCACACTTCTATCGCCATGACGACGTGTGTCTGGATGTTGCACACAGAGCGCCGGTTCAGGGTCTTACTGCGCTCGGCTCGATGGTCATGATGAACTGCTACACCGACACACACGCCATCAGCACCGACgtctga
- the nrd1a gene encoding nardilysin isoform X2, with translation MPNKSKQCVGSVSAQSAAADRGEPNPGPGQQENRGDDDIIKSPSDPKQYRYIELNNGLRALLISDFSSSEGKSDDDEDDDDDDDDDDDDDDDDDEDEEDDEEDDSGEGTDDESEEEDEQDGEDEERERNKKKKKDSEKQSAAALCIGVGSFSDPEDLPGLAHFLEHMVFMGSEKYPRENGFDAFLKKHGGNDNASTDCERTVFQFDVQRKRFREALDRWAQFFICPLMIRDAVDREVEAVDSEFQLAKPSDSHRKEMLFGSLAKPHHPMGKFCWGNAETLKTEPKRNKINVYKRLRKFWKRHYSAHYMTLAVQSRETLDTLEQWVREIFSSVPNSGLPRPEFSHLLEPFNTPAFNKLYRVVPVRKEHSLTITWALPPQEKHYRVKPLHYLAWLIGHEGAGSILSLLRKKCWALALYGGNSETGFDQNSTYSIFSINITLTDQGFQNFYQVADLVFQYVKMLQRLGPQRRIYEEIQKIEANEFRFQEQTDPIEYVEDVCENMQLFAKEDFLTGDQLLFEFSPEVIGCVLNLLTPDKVNLLLLSPEHESLCPLQEKWFGTQYSVEDIQQQWSDRWASDFELNSDFHLPAENQFIATDFTLKPSDAEDTEFPVKVADTERGCVWYKKDNKFKIPKAYVWFHLISPLIQKSPKNLVLFDVMVNMLLYSVSEPAYEADVAQLEYKLTAEEHGLVIKVKGFNHKLRLLFNLIVDHLADFSAPPDVFSMFTEQLKKSYFNILIKPEKLAKDVRLLILEAERWSVVQKHQAVVEGIGVDELMEFVRSFKAELYAEGLVQGNLTRTEAVDFLSYLTHKLQYRKLSSEVPVQFRVVELPQTRSVCKVKSLNKGDANSEVTVYYQSGAKNLRDHTLMELLVMHMEEPCFDFLRTKETLGYHVYPTCRNTSGILGFSVTVETQATKFSTEHVEMKMEEFLLSFGETLAALTDDAFRSHVTALVKLKQCEDTHLGEEVERHWNEVITQQYVFDRLQHEIEALKLISKAELIDWLLQHRSQISRRLSVHVVGCGPQESDSPAEGGPETSQYGQVSKLTFLSPSHTLSSDIIITDIRAFTHTLTLYPYHKVLQ, from the exons ATGCCCAACAAGTCTAAACAGTGTGTGGGGAGTGTGTCGGCTCAGAGCGCCGCTGCAGATCGAGGGGAACCGAACCCTGGACCGGGACAGCAGGAGAACCGAGGGGACGATGACATCATCAAGTCTCCCAGTGACCCAAAGCAGTACAG gtacATAGAGTTGAATAACGGCCTTCGTGCTTTGCTGATCTCAGACTTCAGCAGCTCTGAGGGAAAATccgatgatgatgaagatgacgaCGATGACGACgacgatgacgatgatgatgacgacgatgatgatgaggacgaggaggatgatgaggaagatgacTCTGGAGAGGGGACAGATGATGAGTCAGAGGAGGAAGATGAGCAGGATGGTGAGGATGAGGAGAGGGAGaggaacaagaagaagaagaaggattCGGAGAAACAG tcaGCAGCGGCCCTGTGTATCGGGGTGGGAAGTTTCAGTGACCCCGAGGACCTGCCGGGACTGGCGCACTTCCTGGAACACA TGGTGTTTATGGGCAGTGAGAAATACCCGCGTGAGAACGGATTCGACGCTTTCCTGAAGAAACACGGGGGCAACGATAACGCCTCCACCGACTGTGAGAGGACGGTGTTCCAGTTTGACGTGCAGAGAAAGAGATTTCGGGAAGCCCTTGACAG gtgggcTCAGTTCTTCATCTGTCCCCTGATGATCAGAGACGCAGTAGACAGGGAGGTGGAGGCTGTCGACAGCG AGTTTCAGCTAGCGAAGCCGTCGGACTCGCACCGTAAGGAGATGCTGTTCGGCAGTCTGGCTAAACCTCACCACCCCATGGGCAAGTTCTGCTGGG GGAACGCAGAGACTCTGAAGACGGAGCCGAAGAGGAACAAGATAAACGTGTACAAGCGTCTGAGGAAGTTCTGGAAGCGACACTACTCCGCTCACTACATGACGCTCGCCGTGCAGTCCAGAG AGACGCTGGACACGCTGGAGCAGTGGGTCCGAGAGATCTTCAGCAGCGTCCCTAACAG CGGCCTGCCCAGACCCGAGTTCTCTCACCTGCTGGAGCCGTTTAACACTCCGGCCTTCAACAAACTCTACCGAG tggTACCTGTGAGAAAAGAACACTCCCTCACCATCACCTGGGCATTGCCCCCTCAGGAGAAGCACTACAG agtgAAGCCATTACACTATCTCGCCTGGCTCATCGGTCATGAGGGAGCCGGCAGCATCCTGTCTCTGCTCCGGAAAaa gtgctgGGCGTTGGCTCTGTATGGTGGTAACAGTGAGACGGGGTTTGATCAGAACTCCACCTACTCCATCTTCAGCATCAACATCACACTCACTGACCAAGGCTTCCAGAACTTCTACCAG GTGGCTGATCTGGTGTTCCAGTACGTGAAGATGCTGCAGCGTCTCGGACCTCAGCGCAG AATTTATGAGGAAATCCAGAAGATTGAAGCTAACGAGTTCCGCTTCCAAGAGCAG acagaTCCGATTGAGTACGTGGAGGACGTGTGTGAGAACATGCAGCTGTTCGCTAAAGAGGACTTCCTGACAGGAGACCAGCTGCTGTTTGAGTTCAGTCCTGAG gtgatCGGCTGTGTCCTGAATCTCCTGACTCCAGATAAAGTGAACCTCCTGCTGCTGTCTCCGGAGCACGAGAGTCTCTGTCCTCTACAGGAGAAGTGGTTCGGCACTCAGTACAGCgtcgagg ATATCCAGCAGCAGTGGAGCGATCGCTGGGCCTCAGACTTCGAACTAAACTCAGACTTCCATCTTCCTGCTGAAAACCAGTTCATTg CGACGGACTTTACACTGAAACCCTCGGATGCGGAGGACacggagtttcctgtgaaagtgGCCGACACTGAGCGAGGGTGTGTGTGGTACAAGAAGGACAACAAGTTCAAAATCcctaaag CCTATGTCTGGTTCCATCTCATCTCCCCGCTGATCCAGAAGTCCCCTAAGAA CCTGGTGCTGTTTGATGTGATGGTGAACATGTTGCTGTACAGCGTGTCAGAGCCGGCGTACGAGGCTGACGTGGCTCAGCTCGAGTACAAACTCACAGCCGAGGAGCACGGACTCGTCATCAAGGTCAAAGGGTTCAACCATAAACTAcgg ctCCTGTTTAACCTGATTGTGGATCATCTGGCTGATTTCTCGGCGCCGCCGGACGTCTTCAGCATGTTCACTGAGCAGCTGAAGAAATCTTACTTCAACATCCTGATAAAGCCTGAGAAACTCgccaa ggaCGTGCGCCTGTTGATCCTGGAGGCCGAGCGCTGGTCAGTGGTGCAGAAGCACCAGGCGGTGGTGGAGGGGATCGGCGTGGACGAGCTGATGGAGTTTGTGCGCAGCTTTAAGGCGGAGCTATACGCTGAGGGCCTGGTGCAGGGGAACCTCACACGCACG GAGGCCGTGGACTTTCTGAGCTACCTCACACA tAAACTACAGTACAGGAAGTTGTCATCAGAAGTTCCTGTTCAGTTCAGGGTGGTGGAGCTGCCGCAGACACGCAGTGTGTGTAAAGTGAAATCCCTCAATAAAGGAGACGCCAATTCAGAGGTCACTGTATAttaccag TCAGGAGCAAAGAACCTGCGAGATCACACACTGATGGAGCTGctagtg atgCACATGGAGGAGCCTTGCTTCGACTTTCTCAGGACTAAAGAGACTCTGGG ATATCACGTCTACCCCACCTGCAGAAACACCTCCGGCATCCTAGGCTTTTCCGTTACCGTGGAGACGCAGGCCACCAAGTTCAG TACAGAACATGTGGAGATGAAGATGGAGGAGTTCCTCCTGAGCTTTGGCGAGACGCTGGCGGCGCTGACTGATGATGCGTTCAGGAGTCATGTGACGGCGCTGGTGAAGCTGAAGCAGTGTGAGGACACACACCTTGGGGAGGAGGTGGAGCGGCACTGGAACGAGGTCATCACCCAGCAGTACGTCTTCGACCGACTCCAGCATGAG atcgAGGCTCTGAAGCTGATCAGTAAGGCCGAGCTGATCGACTGGCTTCTGCAGCACAGGTCTCAGATCAGCAGGAGACTGAGTGTACAC gTGGTGGGATGCGGCCCGCAGGAGAGCGACTCCCCGGCCGAGGGGGGACCGGAGACGTCTCAGTACGGCCAAGTGTCCAAGCTGACCTTCCTGTCCCCGTCACACACGCTCTCCTCCgacatcatcatcactgacatcagagctttcacacacacactcactctgtaTCCGTACCACAAGGTCCtccagtaa
- the nrd1a gene encoding nardilysin isoform X1: MIRNILTRTCWSRLPLARPGQCARLRVEMPNKSKQCVGSVSAQSAAADRGEPNPGPGQQENRGDDDIIKSPSDPKQYRYIELNNGLRALLISDFSSSEGKSDDDEDDDDDDDDDDDDDDDDDEDEEDDEEDDSGEGTDDESEEEDEQDGEDEERERNKKKKKDSEKQSAAALCIGVGSFSDPEDLPGLAHFLEHMVFMGSEKYPRENGFDAFLKKHGGNDNASTDCERTVFQFDVQRKRFREALDRWAQFFICPLMIRDAVDREVEAVDSEFQLAKPSDSHRKEMLFGSLAKPHHPMGKFCWGNAETLKTEPKRNKINVYKRLRKFWKRHYSAHYMTLAVQSRETLDTLEQWVREIFSSVPNSGLPRPEFSHLLEPFNTPAFNKLYRVVPVRKEHSLTITWALPPQEKHYRVKPLHYLAWLIGHEGAGSILSLLRKKCWALALYGGNSETGFDQNSTYSIFSINITLTDQGFQNFYQVADLVFQYVKMLQRLGPQRRIYEEIQKIEANEFRFQEQTDPIEYVEDVCENMQLFAKEDFLTGDQLLFEFSPEVIGCVLNLLTPDKVNLLLLSPEHESLCPLQEKWFGTQYSVEDIQQQWSDRWASDFELNSDFHLPAENQFIATDFTLKPSDAEDTEFPVKVADTERGCVWYKKDNKFKIPKAYVWFHLISPLIQKSPKNLVLFDVMVNMLLYSVSEPAYEADVAQLEYKLTAEEHGLVIKVKGFNHKLRLLFNLIVDHLADFSAPPDVFSMFTEQLKKSYFNILIKPEKLAKDVRLLILEAERWSVVQKHQAVVEGIGVDELMEFVRSFKAELYAEGLVQGNLTRTEAVDFLSYLTHKLQYRKLSSEVPVQFRVVELPQTRSVCKVKSLNKGDANSEVTVYYQSGAKNLRDHTLMELLVMHMEEPCFDFLRTKETLGYHVYPTCRNTSGILGFSVTVETQATKFSTEHVEMKMEEFLLSFGETLAALTDDAFRSHVTALVKLKQCEDTHLGEEVERHWNEVITQQYVFDRLQHEIEALKLISKAELIDWLLQHRSQISRRLSVHVVGCGPQESDSPAEGGPETSQYGQVSKLTFLSPSHTLSSDIIITDIRAFTHTLTLYPYHKVLQ; the protein is encoded by the exons atgatcagaaacattctGACACGCACGTGCTGGAGCCGACTTCCGCTCGCGCGCCCCGGTCAG tGCGCACGTCTCCGTGTCGAGATGCCCAACAAGTCTAAACAGTGTGTGGGGAGTGTGTCGGCTCAGAGCGCCGCTGCAGATCGAGGGGAACCGAACCCTGGACCGGGACAGCAGGAGAACCGAGGGGACGATGACATCATCAAGTCTCCCAGTGACCCAAAGCAGTACAG gtacATAGAGTTGAATAACGGCCTTCGTGCTTTGCTGATCTCAGACTTCAGCAGCTCTGAGGGAAAATccgatgatgatgaagatgacgaCGATGACGACgacgatgacgatgatgatgacgacgatgatgatgaggacgaggaggatgatgaggaagatgacTCTGGAGAGGGGACAGATGATGAGTCAGAGGAGGAAGATGAGCAGGATGGTGAGGATGAGGAGAGGGAGaggaacaagaagaagaagaaggattCGGAGAAACAG tcaGCAGCGGCCCTGTGTATCGGGGTGGGAAGTTTCAGTGACCCCGAGGACCTGCCGGGACTGGCGCACTTCCTGGAACACA TGGTGTTTATGGGCAGTGAGAAATACCCGCGTGAGAACGGATTCGACGCTTTCCTGAAGAAACACGGGGGCAACGATAACGCCTCCACCGACTGTGAGAGGACGGTGTTCCAGTTTGACGTGCAGAGAAAGAGATTTCGGGAAGCCCTTGACAG gtgggcTCAGTTCTTCATCTGTCCCCTGATGATCAGAGACGCAGTAGACAGGGAGGTGGAGGCTGTCGACAGCG AGTTTCAGCTAGCGAAGCCGTCGGACTCGCACCGTAAGGAGATGCTGTTCGGCAGTCTGGCTAAACCTCACCACCCCATGGGCAAGTTCTGCTGGG GGAACGCAGAGACTCTGAAGACGGAGCCGAAGAGGAACAAGATAAACGTGTACAAGCGTCTGAGGAAGTTCTGGAAGCGACACTACTCCGCTCACTACATGACGCTCGCCGTGCAGTCCAGAG AGACGCTGGACACGCTGGAGCAGTGGGTCCGAGAGATCTTCAGCAGCGTCCCTAACAG CGGCCTGCCCAGACCCGAGTTCTCTCACCTGCTGGAGCCGTTTAACACTCCGGCCTTCAACAAACTCTACCGAG tggTACCTGTGAGAAAAGAACACTCCCTCACCATCACCTGGGCATTGCCCCCTCAGGAGAAGCACTACAG agtgAAGCCATTACACTATCTCGCCTGGCTCATCGGTCATGAGGGAGCCGGCAGCATCCTGTCTCTGCTCCGGAAAaa gtgctgGGCGTTGGCTCTGTATGGTGGTAACAGTGAGACGGGGTTTGATCAGAACTCCACCTACTCCATCTTCAGCATCAACATCACACTCACTGACCAAGGCTTCCAGAACTTCTACCAG GTGGCTGATCTGGTGTTCCAGTACGTGAAGATGCTGCAGCGTCTCGGACCTCAGCGCAG AATTTATGAGGAAATCCAGAAGATTGAAGCTAACGAGTTCCGCTTCCAAGAGCAG acagaTCCGATTGAGTACGTGGAGGACGTGTGTGAGAACATGCAGCTGTTCGCTAAAGAGGACTTCCTGACAGGAGACCAGCTGCTGTTTGAGTTCAGTCCTGAG gtgatCGGCTGTGTCCTGAATCTCCTGACTCCAGATAAAGTGAACCTCCTGCTGCTGTCTCCGGAGCACGAGAGTCTCTGTCCTCTACAGGAGAAGTGGTTCGGCACTCAGTACAGCgtcgagg ATATCCAGCAGCAGTGGAGCGATCGCTGGGCCTCAGACTTCGAACTAAACTCAGACTTCCATCTTCCTGCTGAAAACCAGTTCATTg CGACGGACTTTACACTGAAACCCTCGGATGCGGAGGACacggagtttcctgtgaaagtgGCCGACACTGAGCGAGGGTGTGTGTGGTACAAGAAGGACAACAAGTTCAAAATCcctaaag CCTATGTCTGGTTCCATCTCATCTCCCCGCTGATCCAGAAGTCCCCTAAGAA CCTGGTGCTGTTTGATGTGATGGTGAACATGTTGCTGTACAGCGTGTCAGAGCCGGCGTACGAGGCTGACGTGGCTCAGCTCGAGTACAAACTCACAGCCGAGGAGCACGGACTCGTCATCAAGGTCAAAGGGTTCAACCATAAACTAcgg ctCCTGTTTAACCTGATTGTGGATCATCTGGCTGATTTCTCGGCGCCGCCGGACGTCTTCAGCATGTTCACTGAGCAGCTGAAGAAATCTTACTTCAACATCCTGATAAAGCCTGAGAAACTCgccaa ggaCGTGCGCCTGTTGATCCTGGAGGCCGAGCGCTGGTCAGTGGTGCAGAAGCACCAGGCGGTGGTGGAGGGGATCGGCGTGGACGAGCTGATGGAGTTTGTGCGCAGCTTTAAGGCGGAGCTATACGCTGAGGGCCTGGTGCAGGGGAACCTCACACGCACG GAGGCCGTGGACTTTCTGAGCTACCTCACACA tAAACTACAGTACAGGAAGTTGTCATCAGAAGTTCCTGTTCAGTTCAGGGTGGTGGAGCTGCCGCAGACACGCAGTGTGTGTAAAGTGAAATCCCTCAATAAAGGAGACGCCAATTCAGAGGTCACTGTATAttaccag TCAGGAGCAAAGAACCTGCGAGATCACACACTGATGGAGCTGctagtg atgCACATGGAGGAGCCTTGCTTCGACTTTCTCAGGACTAAAGAGACTCTGGG ATATCACGTCTACCCCACCTGCAGAAACACCTCCGGCATCCTAGGCTTTTCCGTTACCGTGGAGACGCAGGCCACCAAGTTCAG TACAGAACATGTGGAGATGAAGATGGAGGAGTTCCTCCTGAGCTTTGGCGAGACGCTGGCGGCGCTGACTGATGATGCGTTCAGGAGTCATGTGACGGCGCTGGTGAAGCTGAAGCAGTGTGAGGACACACACCTTGGGGAGGAGGTGGAGCGGCACTGGAACGAGGTCATCACCCAGCAGTACGTCTTCGACCGACTCCAGCATGAG atcgAGGCTCTGAAGCTGATCAGTAAGGCCGAGCTGATCGACTGGCTTCTGCAGCACAGGTCTCAGATCAGCAGGAGACTGAGTGTACAC gTGGTGGGATGCGGCCCGCAGGAGAGCGACTCCCCGGCCGAGGGGGGACCGGAGACGTCTCAGTACGGCCAAGTGTCCAAGCTGACCTTCCTGTCCCCGTCACACACGCTCTCCTCCgacatcatcatcactgacatcagagctttcacacacacactcactctgtaTCCGTACCACAAGGTCCtccagtaa
- the slitrk3b gene encoding SLIT and NTRK-like protein 3 yields the protein MLSTYGGTMLWIVLLSSVSVVLVRTTPIPLLDESEEIDEPCFHPCYCELKEGLFHVHCDGKGFTNISQVAQSWIRPFKLYLQKNTLRKLYFNSFLHLNNAIAVNLGNNALQDIQAGAFNGLSSLKRLYLHENKLEVFRNDTFLGLESLEYLQADYNVIRRIESGAFRHLHKLRVLILNDNLIPALPPFLFRSISLTHLDLRGNRLKSLSYRGALEYIGRNLMEIQLEENPWNCACDIVQLRAWLDRIPYTSVVGEITCEYPFHLHGKDLREIKRRELCPNLTDAEIEASLGIPHSLGRARPTKPSSMFSANQNTVSSVEQKNVKPTRRPRPSKTPPTPRSMYPNHPPIAGYETRPPIPIICPIGCTCNLHINDLGLTVNCKENGFHNVSELTPRPLNAKKLYLSGNLIQRIHRSDFWNFSSLDLLHLGNNKIFYIQEGAFGNLPNLRSLYLNGNNIEKLMADMFYGLQNLHYLYFEYNEIKEVQPAAFSPMPALQLLFLNNNLLHSLPIGTFEGTSLARLNLRNNYFPHLPVGGVLEHLHAVVQIDLNQNPWDCACDIVPLKQWLETLSSVVIVGEVLCKTPDAMLGKDLRSVTPEGICPELLQPSLSPDEHEMEFSPSFPPKAVIPLSVLVLSLVVLLVSSFFAAAALCTFVMKKRDKLPFRKQEEAGLTGIQMECGIFTETPPTLPETPPSNHVYECISVPSSQCAAYERGRDGAEPIGLCKEEAGPMECKLEGADCGESSSNYRTALEKEEEWTTIVSHAPINTVTDIAGFHGNGILCPTVIDSQGPTPKVGLVHSLFGTSSWLGDISPKQAVTTDIEPRTDCANQTASGYPNLSARLKTKMDYVEALERSYQF from the coding sequence ATGTTGTCCACGTACGGAGGAACGATGCTGTGGATCGTCCTTCTAAGCAGCGTCAGTGTCGTTCTCGTCCGGACGACTCCCATCCCTCTGTTGGATGAATCGGAGGAAATCGACGAACCTTGCTTCCATCCATGCTACTGCGAGTTGAAAGAGGGCCTGTTCCATGTCCACTGCGATGGCAAAGGTTTCACCAACATTAGCCAGGTGGCCCAGTCCTGGATCAGACCTTTCAAGCTGTACCTGCAGAAGAACACGCTGCGCAAGCTGTACTTTAACAGCTTCCTGCACCTGAACAACGCCATTGCCGTGAACTTGGGCAACAATGCGTTGCAAGACATCCAAGCCGGTGCATTTAATGGACTGAGCTCTTTGAAGAGGCTTTATCTCCACGAGAACAAGCTGGAGGTGTTCCGCAATGACACGTTCCTTGGCCTGGAGAGCCTGGAATACCTGCAGGCTGACTACAATGTCATCAGGCGGATCGAGAGCGGCGCTTTTAGACACCTCCACAAACTTCGGGTGCTGATCCTCAATGATAACCTGATACCTGCTTTACCTCCGTTCCTCTTCAGATCCATTTCCCTTACACACCTGGACCTGAGAGGAAACCGCCTCAAGAGCCTGAGCTACCGAGGAGCCCTGGAGTACATTGGGAGAAACCTGATGGAGATTCAGCTGGAGGAGAACCCCTGGAACTGCGCTTGTGATATTGTCCAGCTGCGGGCCTGGCTGGATAGAATACCATACACATCTGTGGTGGGTGAGATCACCTGCGAGTACCCCTTTCACCTGCATGGGAAAGACCTGCGAGAGATCAAGCGGCGTGAGCTCTGCCCGAACCTGACTGATGCCGAGATTGAGGCTAGTCTGGGAATCCCTCATTCGTTAGGAAGAGCGAGACCAACCAAGCCTTCGTCTATGTTCTCTGCAAACCAGAATACAGTGTCATCTGTTGAACAGAAGAATGTGAAACCGACGCGAAGGCCAAGGCCATCAAAAACCCCGCCCACTCCTCGCAGCATGTATCCAAACCACCCGCCGATCGCCGGGTACGAAACAAGGCCACCCATCCCCATCATCTGCCCCATTGGCTGCACCTGCAACTTGCACATCAACGATCTTGGCTTGACCGTGAATTGCAAGGAAAACGGCTTTCACAACGTTTCTGAGCTAACGCCACGACCGCTAAATGCAAAGAAGCTCTACCTGAGTGGGAATCTGATTCAAAGGATACACAGGTCTGACTTTTGGAATTTTTCCAGTCTGGATTTATTGCACTtgggaaataataaaatattttacattcagGAAGGGGCATTTGGCAACTTACCTAATTTACGCAGCCTGTACCTAAACGGGAATAACATCGAGAAGCTAATGGCGGACATGTTCTATGGCCTGCAAAACCTTCACTACCTGTATTTTGAATATAACGAAATAAAGGAAGTTCAGCCGGCAGCGTTTAGCCCGATGCCTGCGCTTCAACTTTTGTTTCTTAATAACAATCTTCTACATTCACTTCCTATAGGCACTTTTGAAGGAACTTCGCTTGCTCGGCTCAACCTGCGCAACAACTACTTCCCTCATCTGCCTGTGGGTGGGGTTTTGGAGCACCTACATGCTGTGGTGCAAATCGACCTGAATCAGAACCCCTGGGACTGTGCGTGCGACATTGTTCCATTAAAACAGTGGCTGGAGACATTGAGCTCTGTGGTTATAGTTGGCGAGGTGCTATGTAAAACTCCGGATGCCATGCTGGGAAAAGATTTGCGCTCTGTGACCCCGGAGGGGATTTGCCCCGAACTTTTACAACCGTCCTTGTCCCCGGATGAACATGAGATGGAGTTTTCTCCCTCGTTCCCTCCTAAAGCTGTCATTCCTCTTTCCGTGCTCGTCCTAAGCCTCGTCGTTCTGCTAGTCTCGTCATTCTTTGCCGCGGCTGCACTTTGCACGTTCGTCATGAAAAAGCGTGACAAGCTTCCTTTTAGAAAGCAGGAAGAGGCGGGGCTAACTGGAATTCAGATGGAGTGTGGAATATTCACAGAAACTCCACCGACACTGCCTGAAACTCCACCCTCTAATCACGTCTATGAGTGCATCAGTGTGCCGTCTTCACAATGTGCGGCTTATGAGCGGGGGCGAGATGGGGCGGAACCTATAGGGCTTTGCAAGGAGGAGGCAGGGCCGATGGAGTGCAAGTTGGAAGGGGCTGATTGCGGAGAGAGCAGCTCCAATTACAGGACGGCGCTGGAAAAAGAGGAGGAGTGGACAACTATAGTAAGCCATGCTCCGATCAACACCGTAACGGATATCGCTGGTTTCCACGGGAACGGGATACTCTGTCCGACTGTGATTGACAGCCAAGGCCCGACTCCTAAAGTGGGATTGGTACACAGCCTTTTCGGGACCAGTTCCTGGTTAGGGGACATCAGTCCAAAGCAAGCGGTCACAACGGACATAGAGCCGAGGACAGACTGCGCTAATCAAACCGCAAGCGGTTACCCCAACCTCAGCGCGAGACTGAAAACCAAAATGGATTACGTCGAGGCCCTGGAGAGGTCGTATCAGTTTTAA